A stretch of DNA from Brachyhypopomus gauderio isolate BG-103 chromosome 7, BGAUD_0.2, whole genome shotgun sequence:
cttgcaagttgactgacgtcacttttaatttcacagatattgcgcaatagcgcacgagcaacactgaaaaagcacacacacaatgtgtagacttagacaacgatgagcacaggacactgcgcgagcgcacattaaatagacaaaccacattagccccacgtgattacgagacgattcacaggtgatacacattatcacacgacatagccataaccacggagctccacggacgcagacaaagcacgtggaccacgtatacacacgcccaaaggggaggggccggggtcctcaacgtgacagacgccccctccaagggcactacccgtcccggggtgtcaacaggaccgagtgccccgaacccacgacgatgggcggatccgatgcgctcagtcctgcgtctgggaggtgaccgcccttggtgaagcgtccgccacggaccgcctagaacaccctccctgggaagacgggggaaaagacgttagacacattgaacggcacggtcacaaacacacacacaggcacgcttacacacagtggcacgagagggaaaaatgggttaggcacacaaaggggaagaccaacaaacactggtacacacacacacgacattggcgccaggcttcgcgccaggaggagagcgagtagGGGAGAGATATCCGGAGCTACTGGCGCTGCgttgggcagtccccctcctgccttcgctgcgaaccctccgccgggtgcagcgtggctggcggaTGTACCGGGGGCAGCGCGAGGGAGCTCTTCCTCATACTCCATCggctcctcctcaccctccaggaCCCCTTCCATGGACTCAgccgggctctcaccccgggaatagtccatggggctggccctGGAAGATCTGGAGGACGCGGTCTCTCCAGGAGTCCTCCTCTCTTTGACGGTTCTcacggaggagggaaggctctcctcctcgtcctccgtgtaggagtCGCTCTCGGGTATTCCCGAGCCCACGGACGGGGAATAGTCCTCGGTGCCGTACTCCACTGTGGACCTGTCTTCCTCCGAAGGAGGGTAATGGTCccgctcctcctcaccctcctggaCCTTGGGATAGAGACCcacaggcggagggaggtagtcctcctcctctgactcctcctcctcttcgccgtagtctacggtggtgTCAGAGTAGACGGAGGGAgggtactcctcttcctcctccccctccccaacatagtccacggtgggagcggagtagatggatggagggtaatcctcctcctcctctgactcctcctcggagtccccctccccgaattcgctctctggggtggactccgTAGCACCAAAGACGCAGGagtccaccctcagaggcgagagggcgcgtgcTGGATGGGGGCGTCGCTGGCACTCACGCCAAATCCGCACCACCCCCTCGCGGAGCTCCTTGGCCAACTCGGGGTCCTGCGTCCTCCGAGCCGCGGCCAGCTGGAACGCGCAGACGGGATCctgctccagctgctcctgcGTCGGGgggtcctcctcctctccaagctcgccctctggtggcgacgccTGGTAGAACTCCGGGACGCTCACTCTTATGGGCGAGCCTTCCCGGGAAGGTGCGGGGTGCCGCTCTCGCCACACTCGGACCGCAGTCCGGTGGTACTCCTCTTTCAGCTCGGGAATAgtggtctcccgagccgcgcagagcaGGTAGGAGCACTCCGGGTCCTCCATGAGCTGCGTCCGAGTCGGCGGAGCTTCGCGGCGTGGGGGAGAAGATGAAGAGCAGTGATGCCGCTTACTGGGCTTTTTGCCCTTCTTCGGCTTccccttgtagcctggcattttgTTGGTGTCTCGAACGGCTCGTCATTCTGTGACGCGGgggtcgtggcgaaggatgagacacggaatccttgcaagttgactgacatcacttttaatttcacagatattgcgcaatagcgcacgagcaacactgaaaaagcacacacacaacgtgtagacttagacaacgacgagcacaggacactcagggtagtgaatgatctactaatatcggccgataatgggctcgtctcgttccttatactgttggatcttagtgcagcttttgatactgtagaccacaacattttgctggatagactagaaaacacagtaggtattaaaggagtcgcactctcctggtttagatcatatttaactgaccgcttccaatgtgtaagtgttaataataaaacctctaaatctgtgcaggttaaatatggtgtcccacaagggacagtcctaggaccacttctattcacactgtacatgttacccttaggcgaaattatgcataagcatgacatcagtttccattcctacgcagacgacactcagctatatttatcggcaaaacccgatgatttaggcgcaaacagtaagattgagaaatgtgtagaagagataaaacattggatggcatgtaactttctagcactaaatgccgataaaacagaataaaacagaattgataatagttgggtctagggctgcgagagacaagatacataatgcagcattgaatctacattcttttactataacccccagcgcagaggtaaagaacttgggcgtcacaatagacccagatctctcgttcgatacacatattaataatataactagggtagcgttctttcacttgcgcaacattgccaaaattagaaacatattaaatattagtgatgcagaaaaactaatccatgcattcatatcctctcgtttagattattgcaacagtctcctagctggatgttctggtaaatcgataaacaaactccagctggttcagaacgcagcagcacgagttttaacaaaaactaaaaagtttgatcacattagtcccgtactatcgtcattacactggctgccaattagattccgtattgactataaaatacttttattaacatataaaacgctgcatggcttagctccagactatcttagtgaactatcttgaacaatataacccagcgcgttcacttcgctcgcaggacgcagggttattaactgttcctaggatcaaaaagatcacagcaggtggaagagccttttcttttaaagctccacaattgtggaataatcttcctgcctctattcgggactcagacacagtctcaatgattaaagactcatctgtttagtttggcctttgattaatctgttacatatttactacatctcgtatcttttctccgaggttcacctggagagtaacattgcagtcggagcctacaataccagcatcgctgctccgacacggaatgaaagcctggcgttcatcaacagacatttacagtgacaatatcataacccagaactttcatttttacctttacttagtctgattgtgtgatttgtgtgtgacttgtgtatttgtctgtattttgtgtaatctgtgtgttaacgggccgcccaatggaggatgggttcccttttgagtcttggttctcccgaggtttcttcctattccccactatcttagggagtttttcctcgccactgtcgcccttggcttgctcattagggttctggacccgtagtattgttaaccttttaaatcctgtaaggcgctttgtgacaacatgtgttgtgaaaagcgctatacaaataaactttgattgattgattgattgattgacactgcgcgagcgcacattaaatagacaaaccacattagccccacgtgattacgagacgagtcacaggtgagacacattatcacacgacataaccataaccacggagatccactgacacagacaaagcacgtggacaacgttaacacacgcccaaaggggaggggccaatgTGACACTTTGATTAATTACCCTTGCACTAAAATTTAATGTCATGAtgttagttatatatatatatatatatatatatatatatatatatatatatatatatatatatatatatatatatatataaatgaaactgatttatatttttatttagaaaGGTTTATGGAATACTGAATTCCCTGTTAATGTAAATGCTCCCTTTGCACAAGAGGACAGCAGTTAACAACCAGATGAGGAAGAAAATGAGAATTCACCTGAGTGACCCAGCTGACATGACTGAATAGGTATGTATGAGAATATGTATGTAtgagtatgagtatgtgtgtgtgtgtgtgtgtgtgtgtgtgtgtgtgtgtgtgtgtgtgcgtgcgtgtgcatgtgtgtgtgtgtgaaagtgttaAGGGGTCATGATGTGCATGCTGTGGACCACATAACACAAACGTACATCATGACCACTTTGCACAGCCACACACCACAAAAATACATCACGACCACTTACCACAGCCACACAGCACAGCCACACAATGCAGCCACtcaacacagccacacagcacAAACATGCACCATGACCACTTAGCACAGTCATTCAGCTTTTTCGTGCAAAATGTCCCAAACTGAGCAGTAGAAATTGTATTTATCCCCCTGCAACAGGACATCCTGCTAAAACACCATGCCACCATGTTGCTACCCAGCTAAAACTCCATCACCCTGTGTCATACAGCTAAAACTCCATCACCCTGTTGTCATACAGCTAAAACTCCATCACCCTGTGTCATACAGCTAAAACTCCATCACCCTGTTGTCATACAGCTAAAACTCCATCACCCTGTGTCATACAGCTAAAACTCCATCACCCTGTGTCATACAGCTAAAACTCCATCACCCTGTTGTCATACAGCTAAAACTCCATCACCCTGTTGTCATACAGCTAAAACTCCATCACCCTGTGTCATACAGCTAAAACTCCATCACCCTGTGTTATACAGCTAAAACTCCATCATCCTGTTGTCCCCCTGTTAAGCCCTTTGCCAACCGATGTGAAGCTTTGTAGATCTGTACAAAAACCAATATGAAAACATACATTTTATTACTGAAATAAACCATACAGGCTACCTGTTAAGCTTtgcttttttttaaagcttgaaGCTTTTATGGTCTCTTTCTGCATACAGCACCATAGTAAATTTATCCCATTAAAACACCTACATAAAGCATAATATCCTAACATAAATGCACCAAAACTagcctttgtgtgtatgtgattcatTTTTGTGGTTAAATGCAGACATTGCATAGCCTAGGACTAGTTTAGATACCAAGATGTACAACGCAGAGACCACTATGACACATTTTCACCAGACCCATTGCTATCTTCCATCTTTTCCAAATAGGCAATATCCTACAGTCAATATTATGTTTAAATCTTTTGGCATAATGCATATCAATAGTCTAATATTAAGTGATAATGTTTATTATGAATTATTGAGCTTATTGTTGTTggttttgtgtgcgtgtgtgtagtaaGAAATTAAATAGCTTATGTAATTCACTCTAAGCAAGGCCCATTTATTTGTCATCACAAGTCTGTATGACTACAGCAGTTTAATTCAAAGATCGCAGATCTCATTACGGTAAGAGCGGACTTGCAAATGATGGAAATAAACAAACTAATGAAGGAAAACTAAAACAATCACTTTATTACGTGGTGCCCTGTTATTGGATCCGAATCTCAGTCCATTCAGATAGAGAGGATCAGAAAAGAGTGAGAAAGAAGGGGCGAGGTATGATTGAGCTGTTGTGTAACAACAATGTACATCGCTAGCCATTCAGTATTAaacaataaattaaattaaatttaatttgttTTCGTAGAATATTTTGCGTAGAATTTCCCACGAGGCTTTATTTGTGTTGCCACAACAACATCGGATATGTTACAAATCCCTCTCTGAGCGGATTGGTACAGCCGCATTCATGACTTAGTAGGCTGTCCAACCTTTACCTCAAAACGCTTCCACTGCGCAATCTCGACGAGGCAACACATCATAGAACATCTTTAGCGAAACGTTGTTTGTAAACATGGCTTAAGTGTTTTGCGACGTGCTGCGCAGCGTAACATTACGCGTTGGAATGCGACCCAAGGCGTAAAATAAATCGTATCACACAAGCTTCGCGATGTTCCTCCTTTCGAAGCTTGTGCGCCTCTCTCTGCTGCTGGACCCAAGTCTGTGGCTGACCGTCTCGGGCAGCCCCACCGATGACAATGCTGTCCGGAGCGGCCACGGAGAACACGGAGGGGCTGGACACAAAGAGCATCATAAGGATTCATACAGCACGTTTGCTTCTGAATTCCTCGAGTCCAGATACCTTTCGGATGAAGGTAGGAAGCAAACATGGTCTAGCAAAGTTAGCAATGTTTTGGCACCATGTACAATTGACCCCTTGACGATAATCGGAATCGTATTGATGTTACTGGTGTTTACATCTCGTTCTGctaataaaaatatatgttgtgtttgggccttctctgACGAATAGAAAAGACGCGACGTGTTTGCGCTGGTTGGCTAACAGAAGCGTCGTTTTTGAAGCGCGTATTTCAATCAGCACCTTGGTCAGCACCCCGCGATGCTGCGACGCTGACATCCGGTTACCCCTCCCCCTTTTGGGTGAACCTCCACAAGTCCTGGATGGCTGTATCTTGGCATGAAGTCACGCGTTGTGATGTTTCAAAACACGTGTACATAAATGTTCTGAttattaaatacaaataaaacaaatttgAAATTAAACGAAGAGGTTAATGTGCATTAGAATTCCACCATTAACCAGTAGCATGTATTTATTGTCGGTGAACCACATAGAAATTACTGCCATTTTTTTCTCGTTCCATCTTGTCTTCAGTACATTGGGGTTGTATTTTGTCACCTTAGAAGTGTCATATCTACTTTAGGGGTGTGTTTTGAGTCACTCTCTGGTCCAGAGTGATGCATTAAACCTGTTTGGAGCTGTGTGGTTTTTTCGGAGCAGTTAAAGATGCTTCCTTACCCTTCAGAACTGAATCAATGCCATCAGAACTGGAGTGAACTAGTGGTGTAATAAACAACCAACGTACCCAGATGTTCAGCTATTTATAGTATCCTGTACTAGAGGCACGCTGATTATTAACACTGGTACATTCAAGATCATTTATGGTTCCTTCGTGATGTGAATTTCATAgccaacattttatttaacatCTAGTGTAAAACCAAAAGTCCAAAAACTGTACAATTGTGCAAACATGTAGAGACTGCAGGGTATGAATGAACATATCCTCTGTCCATATCCTCGCTTGTGCTTGTAAAACCACAGAAATTTAAAGCTGTTTAAAGCTGTTTACTTACCGATATACAAACATATCCTGAACTTTGCAATATATCTTCTTTACATTTGAGAATATATGGACAACGTAACTGCAGGTGTAAAACTGTTATTATTTGATAATGCCCATTGTAACTCCCAGTTTCTTATAATGATTTCTTCACTTTCATACAGCGGGTAAAGTGGGTGTTGTCCTTTGGCTGGTGTTTCCTAGGTTACCCCTTTCCGACTGCACCCCCCGTTGACCCTTTCGCCCGCATCAAAGTGAGTGACTGTGGAGTAACCAAGGGCTGTGTGAGGTGAGTTCAGGACAGACGTATCATCATATCAGGCTCCTCCTTGTTGACTAAACTGAGCAGTGTCAGTAAATCCCCATGATGGCAGAAGAATTTAAAGTGAATTCACAATTAATAGGAATGAATTGGCACAGTTAGATGTCAACACAGGTGGACAGCTGAAACTCTgcctctttgtctgtctgtctatccgTCCATCCGTGGGCCTGTGTAGGTACGGAAAGCCGGGCTGTGACGCAGAGTCGTGTGACTACTTCCTGAGTTTCAGACGCATCGGTACCGACGTGGAGTTCGAGATGAGTGCCGACACGGATGGTTGGGTTGCCGTTGGTTTCTCCTCTGACAAAAAAATGGTAATTATAAAATAGAGAAGCTGATAGGCTATTGGACTCTGTTAGTGGGCAGGCTGATGCAAACCTGAATATGattaatgtataataatatatgCAGTCAAAAAAGGCACCTTGAAAGTTTAAATGGGGTAAGTAgaagtgttttgttttctgATCTGATGGAACGTCCTTGTTCTCATAATGGGGCCGTCCAGCTAACCAGGTGTGTCCTCTATAGCTATTCCTAAATGGGTCCGAAGGGTCTAAAGTTCACGTCAACCTTTAGCCCACTAGCCAGAGGAACATTGTGTCAATAAACATTTCAAATGAAAAAGTAATTTTGAGAGAAACAGCGTTTTATGCACAAGAGTTGCAAACTTCCAGCTTTTTTCATATTTCTATAGtaaaacagacagacacacacacacattaaagaaATGTTAAATGACATGCTGAGAATTCTATGCCCTGTTCCAGGGAGGGGATGATGTCATGGGCTGTGTCCATGACGATAACGGTCGTGTGAGGATCCATCATTTCTATAATGTGGGGCAGTGGGCCAAGGAGATCAAGCGTAACCCCGCGCGGGATGAGGAGGGTGTGTTCGAGAACAACCGTGTCACCTGCCGCTTCAAACGCCCACTCCACGTACCCCGCGAGGAGACACTAGTGGACCTGCATCTCAGCTGGTACTACCTGTTTGCCTGGGGACCTGCTATACAGGGTACGTAcgtaatgtgtatgtgtggtgtgtgtgtgtgtgtgtgtgtgtacactgaaaaaaattaagcattggctcaatgtaataaaattgaattaatcaatcacacgaattttttttcattgcatcaatccaaaaaactaaattcatttagtcatgaatcaattttattacattgagccaatgctttatttttttcagtgtattgTGACTAAggaagaaatacacacacacacacacacacacacacacacacggtgtgtcTTCAACACAGGTCCAGATCCCAATGTGCACATTGTGAGGTGGCTTCTTATACATGTGTACCAGGAGATTTTAACAAACAATCTTGGGGTCACACAGAGCATTAATGCATTAATGCAGAGCATTCATGAAGTGTGCATACTATATCAACATTTATTATCTTGCTGTGGGTCCCTTAAATGTTAAAACTTTTGAGTGCTTTCATGTAGTGAAGAAAAGacaagaataaaaaaataaatccgAAACAACTCGCCATTCCAGATCCAGTAAAATAGTCGtaaaagtgttttgtttttttgttgcaTAGAACACAGAATATACATTGTATATACCAGAATACCAGCATATAAATTGGCTGGGGTTTTCTGCATAGGTGCTAGCTAGCGACCAAAATAGCCAGATTGTTCTTGGAGTTAAATTTTACTTCAGCACTGTAAAACTGACCTAACCGGTTGGGTTACTGGCTCATGGATATTCAGTCAAAAAGTCTACACAACACAGCAAATACAGAGATGTTACCAATTTCTCAAACTTACATTTTGCAATTGGACCTAGAAGACGCTTATTGCACATATGGCATATGTATAACACTGTGTCCtgaaaacaaatgtgtgtgtgtgtttgcgcattCATGTATGCATACGCATGCATGAGGGAGAGACAACCCTGCATGTATAAACACTAGGGCTAACTACACTATTGGCACAGCTAAAAGGCCACGgtgtctttatatatatattcctagTTGTTAGGCATTTATATGCCACCTGGGGGCACTATTGTTGCAGGTAGTGATCCAACTCCAGCTTTGTGCTCCGTCAATCTCCACCGTTACTGCTCATGAAAGCCATCGCCTGTTCACAGGGCCGGCATGCTGGACTCTGCTTAAGCAGAGTTATCATACACGGTTATGCTGGCACTGAGCTAATGTTCCTGTAACCTCTTTTCTCCTCAGGCTCCATCACGAGACACGACATCGACACGCCGCCGGTGTCTGATCACATGATCAGCATTTACAAATACGAGGACATTTTCATGCCAGCCACGGCCTACCAGACCTTCTCCTCTCCGCTCTGCCTCCTCCTCATCGTCGCCCTCACCTTCTACCTGCTCATGGGCACCccgtaaccccccccccccccccgagcctCCATCCCCCAGGGTCACCATGGCAACGGGCAGGGGCTTCCACATTATAGACACGCAATAATAAAACTCCACCTGAGGGAAATCACCAAACAGCAATGGATCACAGTGTACGGAAATACCTAGATTAGATAATCACCTGCAGTATGATTTACTTGTGCAATGGGGTACAGATTAGGAACCGGCATTACGGACGTTAGCCGCATTTGCTAATCCAGAATATACATTACTATAAAATCAGGAAGCACTAGAGATAAAGTGTCTAGTTAGAGAGATGCATGAACAGTTCCTCTAGTTTGGTCTGTGTTTGTTGCCAGGTGTATCTCCTAAACCATCTCTGCTCCTGGCATTGTTCCATACTGATGTGTCCCTGCATGAAGCTGTCTGGGGCAACAGTGGCAGCTTGTCCATGGTGGCATTTCTCAGCACTCTGTGTGGCACTGAACTCCGTCCTCTCCCCAGTGTGTGTGGCAGTAAACGTTCTCACTCAGTAGCTGACCACGAGGTGCAGTTATTACACTGTGTTCTGCTTTCTAATAAGTTTCAGTATGCTGAAGGGAACATGGCGTGTGGTTGTGTCACCTACTAACAGCTTTTGAAGCCTGAAGTGACAGTGTGACAGTTTCACTTCGCTATGAACCTTAGTGTACACACTaaaacacacaacagcaaaTCCAGTGCCCAACTCTCACCCCACCCACTTTATCCCTGTACCGcccccaactcctcccacccatCCAACTAGCCCCACCCCACAATAATCCCCTCGAATCCCATATCACTTCTCTCCCAGCCCGTCTGACACTACTCCCTGTCTACCTGAGTTGTCTCACAGCACTGATCCAGAACAAGAGCAGGTTCTCATACTCCCCCTTGTGGTCCTGCCCAGCACTAACACCCTTCAATCCTTTTTTCTGGACCTTTACAGTATTATTTCTGCTCCATGTGTATACCCTATGTCTGCAATAATAGCTCTATCTTTACCACATTGTTATGTCACCACCATGTTTAAAGATGGAAATGGACTGATTGTTATTGAATTATATCTGTGTTTAAGGTCACAATATTATTCAACAATGTAGCACTTTCTGATTCAGTGTTTATGATGTTATGGACCACAAagtagttttattattaacatggTTATTGTCACAATCAACAATAAAGGTCATACATCACTTTACAAACAATGTGTTTGTGTCATTTTCTTTCTATACAATAATAAACCTAATGTACATTGGTGTCATTGAAAGGAAGGATATAAACACATTTGTTGGTCCAATGTAAAAGAGTTGGTTAAAAAACAGGTTGATCTTTTGACACAACAGGGTAAAACATTTGGGCCATCGTAAAAAGGCCGGTTATATCCAAGCCTGTCTTTTACAATAAACTGTGTGCTACAAAACCAATATAAAACCTCCATTTTAAAACAGGTCACGACAACATGGTGGGCAATATTACAATGTTTTTGTATATCCCAACACCCAGCCTGGTTTTGCACACCTTTACCCCACCTTTCAAGCAGCATATCCCATGCATGCCCCCCCACCACCCTTAAAATACATAGGATTTTATTTAACTATAGTttattttacattatatattttattttaaataactgGAGGAGTTACGAGACTTTACTGCAGTCACTTGTACCGTCTTCAGCTAGCAGCACACACTGTGTTACCAGGCACCTGGTGTTCATCTGCAAAGAACTGGAAAGCTAGGGCACCACCACGCACAAATGCAGTTAATAAGTCTAATCGTAGAAAATGACTGGCAACTTTGGGGTGCGATTCTTTTGCCTTGTTAAGTAGCCTATACAAAATACAGGAATTTAAACCCTGTTTGAATAAGCGTTGGTGTAATGGGTGTGAACCGGAAACCGGCGGTTCTTCCTCGCGCTGTCGAGTTGGTCAGCTGTAATATCGCAGCAAAGTAGATGTTAATGGTTAATAAAACATTATTAGAATATCAAACTTTATTTACGCTGTAAATTCAATATCGCTGGTTATGCTGTGTTGATAAACAGCGAAGAGGGTTAGACCATGTTTATGTGGTGCGGTCACGTGACCATGCCAGTGTGGGCACAGAACCACAGACGC
This window harbors:
- the frrs1l gene encoding DOMON domain-containing protein FRRS1L produces the protein MFLLSKLVRLSLLLDPSLWLTVSGSPTDDNAVRSGHGEHGGAGHKEHHKDSYSTFASEFLESRYLSDEGYPFPTAPPVDPFARIKVSDCGVTKGCVRYGKPGCDAESCDYFLSFRRIGTDVEFEMSADTDGWVAVGFSSDKKMGGDDVMGCVHDDNGRVRIHHFYNVGQWAKEIKRNPARDEEGVFENNRVTCRFKRPLHVPREETLVDLHLSWYYLFAWGPAIQGSITRHDIDTPPVSDHMISIYKYEDIFMPATAYQTFSSPLCLLLIVALTFYLLMGTP